From a single Nicotiana tomentosiformis chromosome 2, ASM39032v3, whole genome shotgun sequence genomic region:
- the LOC104120092 gene encoding branched-chain amino acid aminotransferase 2, chloroplastic-like, with the protein MESAAVFAGLQPNPGHHHHLLAPSRSAIKLLPPPVTDKHHFCPLPLKLQKQSHYASCINDNAINNGNTLRVASPASNITSELADIDWDNLGFGFMPTDYMYVMKCSQGENFSKGELQRFGNIELSPSAGILNYGQGLFEGLKAYRKHDGNILLFRPEENAMRLKMGAERMCMPSPSVEQFVEAVKATVLANERWIPPPGKGSLYIRPLLMGSGAVLGLAPAPEYTFLIYVSPVGNYFKEGLAPINLVVETEMHRATPGGTGGVKTVGNYAAVLKAQSAAKAKGYSDVLYLDSVQKRYLEEVSSCNVFIVKGNLIVTPAIKGTILPGITRKSIIDVALSQGFEVEERLVSVDELLDADEVFCTGTAVVVSPVGSITHQGKRVTYGNNGVGLVSQQLYSALTRLQMGLTEDKMGWIVELK; encoded by the exons ATGGAGAGCGCCGCCGTGTTCGCCGGCCTTCAGCCTAATCCCGGCCACCATCACCACCTTCTTGCTCCATCACGAAGTGCTATTAAGCTTCTTCCTCCTCCTGTCACCGATAAACACCACTTTTGTCCTCTTCCTCTCAag CTTCAGAAGCAGTCGCATTATGCTTCTTGCATTAATGATAACGCCATAAACAATGGAAATACACTTCGTGTGGCATCTCCGGCAAG CAACATAACATCTGAATTGGCCGACATTGATTGGGACAACCTTGGGTTTGGCTTTATGCCTACTGATTATATGTATGTCATGAAATGTTCGCAAGGTGAAAACTTTTCTAAGGGTGAATTACAGCGTTTCGGTAACATTGAATTGAGCCCATCTGCTGGAATATTAAATTATGGACAG GGATTGTTCGAAGGTTTAAAAGCATATCGAAAACATGATGGCAATATATTGTTGTTTCGACCTGAGGAAAATGCAATGCGCTTGAAGATGGGTGCTGAACGCATGTGTATGCCTTCACCGTCTGTTGAACAGTTTGTGGAAGCAGTAAAAGCCACTGTTTTAGCAAATGAAAGATGG ATTCCTCCTCCAGGAAAAGGTTCATTGTACATAAGACCTCTGCTTATGGGGAGTGGAGCTGTCCTTGGTCTTGCACCGGCTCCTGAGTACACATTTCTGATTTATGTATCTCCTGTTGGAAATTATTTCAAG GAAGGTTTGGCACCAATAAATTTGGTAGTTGAGACTGAAATGCACCGCGCAACCCCTGGTGGTACCGGAGGCGTCAAGACTGTTGGAAATTATGCTGCA GTTCTGAAGGCACAGAGTGCTGCTAAAGCAAAAGGCTATTCCGATGTTTTGTACCTCGATAGTGTTCAGAAAAGATACCTAGAAGAGGTTTCCTCTTGCAATGTCTTTATTGTGAAG GGTAATCTGATAGTAACTCCTGCAATTAAAGGGACAATTCTACCTGGTATTACACGAAAGAGCATAATTGATGTAGCTCTTAGTCAAGGATTCGAG GTTGAGGAACGACTGGTGTCCGTGGACGAATTGCTTGATGCTGATGAAGTTTTTTGTACGGGAACAGCAGTGGTTGTTTCTCCTGTGGGTAGCATTACTCATCAAGGGAAAAG GGTAACATATGGAAAT